One Gloeothece verrucosa PCC 7822 DNA window includes the following coding sequences:
- a CDS encoding helicase HerA domain-containing protein yields MKPKIPKISIKEGSKTFTMTPIENHLHLQAMVSIRLRNRHLGAYLLKKNKSAPWQLVFGFSCEGIHSFLSAEEIEGVFDQVEAGLKDFPQSESVTFHLGAFKTDRDRQSSLASLIKRAPTDEVKFLLTGERQRVQELAATGLREPKLLKVYVTYTFGSSEQEYSDWTERALGKLEESLGWMRGEGAANQAIRLEQMLGAGFTNGYLVWEQLFINKLKLKIAPMTETELWETLWYRLNSRTAPIEIPQLLIFDEDGIREEINSEVHSATLLFADSVPKADRKWIKCGNKYTSVLTFWDKPAGWKNKRQQLHYLWDVIARDLVTDTEIFCQISPANPTLVRTTVQRLIKQSTTAAVRANERQNVDVAASINAKRSVEAQESLYEGAVPFHTGITFLVHRNTLEELDDASRSLENFFLRPAWVVRETEVAWQIWLQTLPIVQEKLLSFRYGNRRLVYLSKELPGLIPLVTTLSPDKDGLELIGEDGGTPVYINLFRSEGKHLGVFGTTRSGKSVLVSGILTHALARNVPVVALDYPKPDGTSTFTDYTEFVSPLGAYFDVGAESINLFERPDLSALPPDEQARRFEDYKDFLSGCLVAMVVGINTEETLKTTIRTVLYCILNRFFASDIILERYQKAEAEGLGTQAWQEIPTLRDYLQFCTLEEISNLLQLEEGINWNLVPKALEQIRLRLIYWANSRVGKAISSPSTVPTDSMLLVFALRQVSQSEDAAILSLVAYAAALRRAMASPMSIFFIDESPILFQFPEIAQLVAMLCANGAKAGIRVIITAQDPNTIALAGKVGAQILQNLSVRLIGRIQRTATPSFVQIFGYPVEIIAQCERFLPNKQGVFTGWLLDDSGIYTFCRYYPAYVQLGVVANNPDEQAIRAEYLAHYPDKFEAIAFFSQILCRSLRSGASLSDLFELENTRLKAKNEQEALILSGF; encoded by the coding sequence ATGAAGCCAAAAATCCCTAAAATATCCATCAAAGAGGGGTCAAAAACATTTACCATGACTCCTATTGAGAACCATCTGCACCTTCAAGCAATGGTGAGTATTCGCCTCAGAAATCGGCATTTGGGAGCTTATCTACTTAAAAAGAATAAATCAGCCCCTTGGCAACTGGTTTTCGGTTTTTCTTGCGAGGGTATTCATAGTTTTCTCTCTGCCGAAGAAATTGAGGGCGTTTTTGACCAAGTAGAAGCCGGTTTGAAAGATTTTCCGCAGTCCGAGTCAGTAACATTTCATTTGGGGGCATTTAAAACTGATAGAGATCGTCAATCGAGTCTTGCCTCCCTCATTAAACGTGCCCCCACCGATGAGGTTAAATTCCTACTTACCGGAGAACGTCAGCGCGTTCAAGAATTAGCCGCAACAGGACTACGAGAACCCAAACTATTAAAAGTTTACGTCACCTATACCTTCGGCTCATCCGAGCAGGAATACTCAGACTGGACAGAACGCGCCCTCGGTAAACTCGAAGAATCTCTCGGATGGATGCGAGGCGAAGGAGCGGCAAATCAAGCCATACGCCTCGAACAGATGCTCGGTGCGGGGTTCACTAACGGTTATTTAGTTTGGGAACAACTGTTTATTAACAAACTGAAGCTAAAAATCGCCCCCATGACCGAAACCGAGCTATGGGAAACGTTATGGTATCGCCTGAACTCCCGTACTGCACCTATTGAAATTCCTCAACTTCTTATTTTCGATGAGGACGGTATTCGAGAGGAAATTAACTCAGAAGTTCATAGTGCTACACTGCTATTTGCTGACTCCGTACCGAAAGCCGATCGCAAATGGATCAAATGTGGGAATAAATACACAAGCGTTTTAACCTTTTGGGACAAACCTGCGGGATGGAAAAATAAGAGGCAGCAATTACATTACCTTTGGGATGTTATTGCTAGAGATTTAGTCACAGATACGGAAATTTTTTGTCAAATCAGTCCAGCTAACCCCACATTAGTGAGAACAACCGTTCAACGCCTCATCAAGCAATCTACGACCGCAGCCGTTAGAGCTAACGAACGGCAAAACGTGGATGTAGCTGCCAGCATCAACGCCAAGCGTTCCGTTGAAGCACAAGAGAGCTTGTATGAGGGAGCAGTGCCTTTTCATACGGGTATAACCTTTCTCGTTCACCGCAACACTTTAGAAGAATTGGATGATGCTTCTCGTTCCTTAGAAAACTTCTTTTTACGCCCTGCTTGGGTAGTACGAGAAACCGAAGTCGCGTGGCAAATCTGGTTACAAACCTTGCCTATCGTACAAGAGAAACTACTTTCCTTTCGATATGGTAATCGCCGACTCGTCTATCTCAGTAAAGAATTACCTGGGCTAATTCCGCTAGTAACCACCCTCAGCCCCGATAAAGATGGTTTAGAGTTAATTGGGGAAGATGGGGGTACACCAGTTTATATCAACTTGTTTAGATCTGAGGGTAAGCATTTAGGAGTTTTTGGTACAACTCGCTCAGGTAAATCTGTTCTAGTCTCTGGCATCCTGACTCATGCTCTAGCCCGTAACGTTCCTGTGGTAGCTCTCGACTATCCCAAACCGGATGGGACAAGCACTTTTACCGATTACACCGAATTTGTTAGCCCTTTAGGAGCGTACTTTGATGTAGGGGCAGAATCGATCAACCTGTTTGAACGTCCCGACCTTTCCGCATTGCCTCCTGATGAACAGGCGCGACGCTTTGAGGACTATAAAGACTTCCTTTCGGGTTGTCTCGTGGCAATGGTCGTAGGTATCAACACAGAAGAAACTCTCAAAACCACCATCCGAACCGTTCTCTACTGCATCCTCAATCGCTTTTTTGCCTCGGATATTATTTTAGAGCGCTATCAGAAAGCCGAAGCCGAAGGGTTAGGCACACAAGCGTGGCAAGAAATTCCCACCCTGCGAGATTACCTACAATTTTGTACTTTAGAGGAAATCAGCAACCTTTTACAACTTGAAGAGGGAATTAACTGGAATTTAGTCCCCAAAGCCTTAGAACAAATTCGTCTGAGGCTGATTTACTGGGCAAACAGTCGCGTCGGTAAAGCAATTTCCTCTCCCTCAACCGTTCCCACAGATTCTATGTTGCTGGTGTTTGCCCTACGGCAAGTGTCCCAGAGTGAAGATGCGGCTATCCTTTCTCTGGTTGCCTACGCTGCGGCATTACGTCGGGCAATGGCTTCTCCGATGAGCATCTTCTTTATAGACGAGTCTCCTATTCTCTTCCAATTCCCTGAAATTGCCCAATTAGTAGCCATGCTCTGCGCTAATGGTGCAAAAGCCGGTATTCGTGTCATCATTACTGCCCAAGACCCCAATACGATCGCGTTAGCCGGCAAAGTGGGGGCGCAAATTCTCCAGAACTTGAGCGTTCGTTTGATTGGAAGAATTCAAAGAACTGCCACACCAAGCTTTGTACAAATCTTTGGCTATCCCGTCGAAATTATTGCCCAATGTGAGCGATTTTTACCGAATAAACAGGGCGTTTTTACCGGGTGGCTACTCGATGACAGTGGAATTTATACCTTCTGTCGTTATTATCCCGCCTATGTTCAATTGGGGGTGGTGGCGAATAATCCCGATGAACAAGCCATCCGAGCCGAATATCTAGCTCACTACCCTGACAAATTTGAAGCCATCGCATTTTTTAGCCAGATTCTTTGCCGTTCGTTACGCTCAGGCGCTTCCTTAAGCGATCTGTTTGAACTAGAAAACACAAGACTTAAAGCCAAGAATGAGCAAGAGGCATTGATTCTATCTGGCTTTTAA
- a CDS encoding Rpn family recombination-promoting nuclease/putative transposase translates to MFDNICKFLAENFPDDFAQWLIGSPVRLSRLSPSELSNEPIRADSLILLQSDELVLHIEFQTNPDERMGFRMLDYRVRVYRRFPRKRMRQVVVYLAQTSSELVYQDRFELENTIHRYEVIRLWEQPPEPFLQSLGLLPFAVLSQTDNPTMVLSRVAEVVNQITDKQVQSNLAAASGILAGLVLDKSLIKRFFRSDIMKESVIYQEIYQEAEEKGILKGKIEGKIEGKQEKAEEVALNLLRMGLNLEQIVQATELTLEQVQSLQRQLD, encoded by the coding sequence ATGTTCGACAATATTTGTAAGTTTTTGGCAGAAAATTTTCCCGATGATTTTGCTCAATGGTTGATCGGTTCGCCCGTCCGCCTATCGCGTTTAAGTCCGTCTGAATTGTCCAATGAACCAATTCGGGCAGATTCTTTAATTTTACTGCAATCCGATGAGTTAGTCTTACATATAGAATTCCAGACTAATCCAGATGAACGAATGGGGTTCCGTATGTTAGATTATCGGGTAAGAGTCTATCGACGTTTTCCTCGTAAAAGAATGCGTCAAGTTGTGGTTTATTTAGCTCAAACCAGTTCAGAGTTAGTCTATCAAGATCGCTTCGAGTTGGAAAATACTATTCATCGTTATGAAGTGATTCGTCTTTGGGAACAGCCACCAGAGCCTTTTTTACAATCTTTGGGGTTATTACCCTTTGCGGTGCTGTCACAGACCGATAATCCTACAATGGTATTAAGCCGCGTAGCTGAGGTTGTAAATCAAATTACTGATAAGCAAGTTCAAAGTAATTTGGCTGCGGCTTCGGGAATTTTGGCAGGATTGGTTTTAGATAAATCTTTGATTAAGCGTTTTTTCAGGAGCGATATTATGAAAGAATCAGTCATTTATCAGGAAATTTATCAAGAAGCTGAAGAAAAAGGCATTTTAAAAGGCAAGATAGAAGGAAAAATCGAAGGTAAGCAAGAAAAAGCTGAAGAAGTTGCGCTTAATTTACTCAGAATGGGTTTAAATTTAGAGCAAATTGTTCAAGCAACAGAATTAACTCTTGAACAAGTACAAAGTTTACAAAGGCAATTAGATTAA
- a CDS encoding DUF932 domain-containing protein, with translation MTHEFESGFFVKEPAWHRLGKVLNNPPTTEQAIIEAGLDWKVLEEPIYRQQEDEFVSLPTHKCLIRSGDQQLLGVVSKAYHPLQNSEAFKWFDVLLHEGDVTLEAAGSLKRGKRIWILAKIQMNPVEIQEGDAIQPYLLLHNSHDGSTAIWIQFTPIRVVCWNTLSWASASRFEEEKKRKAFRIRHNSNIEEKLALAHLALDLSRRSFNTAIDEYKAMATKPISRELFELYIGNIFSSDSPTENWAFPLIQENFEAGKGNGGKTLWDAYNGFTEWLDHQRGKSEVSRLESAWFGDSARLRIKAHREALALL, from the coding sequence ATGACACACGAATTTGAGTCGGGTTTCTTTGTAAAAGAACCTGCATGGCATCGTTTGGGTAAAGTCCTCAATAATCCTCCCACTACCGAACAAGCCATTATTGAAGCAGGATTAGATTGGAAAGTTTTAGAAGAACCTATTTATCGCCAACAAGAGGATGAATTTGTCTCTCTTCCTACCCACAAATGTTTAATTCGATCTGGAGATCAGCAATTATTAGGAGTAGTGTCTAAAGCTTATCATCCTTTACAAAATAGCGAAGCTTTTAAATGGTTCGATGTCTTGCTTCATGAAGGGGATGTTACCCTGGAAGCAGCAGGAAGTTTAAAGCGAGGAAAACGGATTTGGATCTTAGCTAAAATTCAAATGAACCCTGTTGAAATTCAAGAAGGTGATGCGATACAGCCTTACTTATTATTACATAATTCTCATGATGGAAGTACAGCAATTTGGATTCAATTTACTCCGATCCGTGTTGTTTGTTGGAATACTTTGAGTTGGGCGAGTGCTTCACGTTTTGAAGAGGAAAAGAAGCGCAAAGCTTTTCGCATCCGCCATAACAGTAATATTGAGGAAAAATTAGCTCTGGCACATCTTGCTCTAGATTTATCCCGACGGAGTTTTAATACAGCCATTGATGAGTATAAAGCGATGGCAACCAAGCCAATTAGTAGAGAACTATTTGAGCTATATATTGGCAATATTTTCTCCTCAGATAGCCCAACAGAAAATTGGGCTTTTCCTTTAATTCAGGAGAACTTTGAAGCGGGAAAAGGTAATGGAGGAAAAACTCTTTGGGATGCTTATAACGGTTTCACCGAATGGCTAGATCATCAACGAGGGAAATCGGAAGTTTCTCGGTTGGAATCAGCATGGTTTGGAGATTCGGCAAGACTTAGAATTAAGGCACATCGAGAAGCTTTAGCACTACTTTAA
- a CDS encoding type IV secretory system conjugative DNA transfer family protein, whose product MNHYIAVKPANDAFGRAFNNISRSISPQQGMMLLACLGFVGLLALMGKTGGKKGKLAKGYFGGRAEKSAAKRIALKQMRHKKKNAVSVWVGTPTQNPWGKSPLYLPDAQRGTAVLGAPGTGKTVSVIDQVAISVIEQGFPMILWDFKFPTQTSRLAAYAVKNGYQLHIFAPGYRESEVCNPLEFLKDDTDSMMARQFAEVMNQNFKRSGQTSEDGFFGPAGDQVTEAIMMLARGTDYPDLMMCQALASRTDLAQQIIKQKDQLNPWILASFGQLISSAQSEKTVSSILATANINFTRFMKADVLPAFCGQTTIPTFLEGKQMLVLGLDREKRDVLAPLIAAILHLLVNRNVSRKRSDPLFLIADEVPTLYLPGLHHWLNENREDGLCTVLGFQNLVQMEKMYGEDLARAIIGGCATKIIFNPQDQDSAKLFSDYLGSKEVKFKQKSKGRSGGKASTNISEQIQTKPLFEASDFLQLPTGRCILLNPHFKRGKAAYIPLLESINLSNDYQTILKWSETRWDKVRGGLQGRSTQIPITGEDLAARYQLAQKMFPGGKNKGEESELFAAML is encoded by the coding sequence ATGAATCATTATATTGCCGTTAAACCAGCTAATGATGCTTTTGGTCGTGCTTTCAATAATATCTCTCGCTCTATCTCCCCTCAACAGGGGATGATGTTGCTTGCCTGTCTTGGATTTGTTGGACTACTTGCCTTGATGGGGAAGACCGGGGGTAAAAAAGGCAAATTGGCCAAGGGTTATTTTGGTGGACGTGCAGAAAAATCAGCCGCTAAACGAATTGCCCTCAAACAAATGCGGCATAAAAAAAAGAATGCTGTTTCAGTTTGGGTGGGAACGCCGACTCAAAATCCTTGGGGTAAGTCACCTCTGTATCTTCCTGATGCTCAAAGAGGTACGGCGGTTCTTGGTGCGCCTGGGACGGGTAAGACGGTTTCAGTCATTGACCAAGTGGCTATTTCTGTGATTGAACAGGGATTCCCCATGATTTTATGGGATTTTAAATTCCCTACCCAAACTTCTCGTCTGGCGGCTTATGCGGTTAAAAATGGCTATCAACTGCATATTTTCGCCCCTGGTTATCGGGAATCTGAAGTTTGTAATCCTTTAGAGTTCCTTAAAGACGATACCGATTCGATGATGGCGCGTCAGTTTGCCGAGGTGATGAACCAGAATTTTAAACGCTCTGGGCAAACCTCTGAGGATGGTTTCTTTGGCCCCGCCGGCGATCAGGTGACGGAAGCGATTATGATGTTGGCTAGAGGTACGGACTATCCTGATTTGATGATGTGTCAGGCATTGGCCAGTCGCACTGATTTGGCTCAACAAATTATCAAGCAGAAGGATCAACTAAATCCTTGGATTTTGGCTAGTTTTGGGCAATTAATTTCCAGCGCCCAATCAGAAAAGACTGTTAGTTCTATCCTGGCAACCGCTAATATTAATTTTACTCGCTTTATGAAAGCGGACGTTTTACCTGCATTTTGTGGTCAAACTACAATCCCAACTTTTTTGGAAGGAAAGCAAATGTTAGTGTTGGGATTGGACAGGGAAAAACGCGATGTTCTTGCTCCTTTGATTGCGGCTATCCTTCATTTATTAGTTAATAGAAATGTTTCAAGAAAGCGTTCTGACCCGTTATTTCTCATAGCTGATGAAGTGCCAACCCTTTATTTACCAGGGCTTCATCATTGGTTAAATGAGAATAGGGAGGACGGCTTATGCACCGTTTTAGGCTTCCAAAATTTGGTACAAATGGAGAAAATGTACGGTGAAGATTTAGCCAGAGCAATTATTGGAGGCTGTGCTACGAAGATAATTTTTAACCCACAAGATCAAGATTCGGCTAAATTATTTTCGGATTATCTTGGTTCTAAAGAGGTTAAGTTTAAACAAAAAAGTAAGGGCAGAAGTGGAGGAAAAGCCAGTACCAATATTTCTGAACAAATTCAAACGAAACCGCTTTTTGAAGCCTCGGATTTTCTTCAATTACCTACGGGTCGTTGTATTCTGCTTAATCCTCATTTTAAGCGAGGTAAGGCTGCTTATATTCCCCTTTTGGAATCCATTAATTTGAGTAATGATTATCAGACTATTTTAAAATGGTCAGAAACTCGTTGGGATAAGGTGAGAGGAGGTTTGCAAGGGCGTAGCACACAGATTCCCATTACTGGGGAAGATTTGGCGGCGCGTTATCAACTGGCTCAGAAAATGTTTCCGGGTGGGAAGAATAAGGGCGAGGAGAGTGAACTTTTTGCAGCAATGTTGTGA
- a CDS encoding S8 family peptidase — protein MVERSKDYSHIPLTLTIQGTAKPSRPPRSNPRSLANLGNRQAHGTKLKANVDAIFFSWQEEEEKRDEEGKPKLPNARRVILQIDPDAFDPDKLKSYGIEVIAELEDGYIIGASADLELSALQKKIEQFLKEERGGTTVAGIWELIEGYKKPELIVSPELWKQWDKIKDDDIWIVDVGIACLGPKTKLSKYPEHKENETDEKFLQKVNRWMNKRDITCREWDDEKLIREDDFRQFIFSYQGKILSIEEGESTKYCELPDSFSCRIEISGKGLKDLVSNYPYIFEVSEPDEFLEMIQRQGLADAASPSFQLDPPDKNAPKVCIIDSGIQERHCLLRAAIDENNSRSWVPGEVNITADYVKNGGHGTRVAGAVLYPNIIPQTGRQQAICWLQNARILNSDNKLPDKLFPPIIIEDIVNIYHSTGTRLFNHSVTGSVPCQTQYMSAWAATIDQLTWKNDILFIVAAGNLPIDNRIGQTRLSIKDHLAANRSYPNYLLEDSCRIANPAQSFQALTVGSVSHKFYNQSSLTSMAQPDRPSAFSCSGFGIWESIKPEVVEYGGDLVTDGNIPPNLTHPKEVCPELVRSTLHGGSAIASDTIGTSFAAPKVTHIAARLAAQFPKESCLLYRALIVQSARWPEWARANKENKLGVIRSFGYGIPNLERASRNSPNRVTLYTKGERRIEARQAHIYQVKLPKKLISPGEEFEILLEVTLSYKAQPRRTRRNRRRYLSTWLDWECSKKGEDPQQFLKRVLDKYEAPENTEKGQGIFKWMLGRQKNYGIVKDVSRGSGTIQKDWTIVNSYELTEAFCIAVVGHEGWNNDPDAYAPYSLVVSFEALKAEIEIYTEIAQVQVPIEVEQEVQI, from the coding sequence ATGGTTGAACGATCTAAGGACTATTCTCATATTCCCCTCACACTAACAATACAAGGAACAGCTAAACCTTCACGCCCACCAAGATCTAATCCTAGATCATTAGCTAATTTGGGTAATCGTCAGGCACATGGCACTAAACTAAAAGCTAATGTGGACGCAATATTTTTCTCTTGGCAAGAAGAGGAAGAAAAAAGAGACGAAGAGGGTAAACCTAAACTCCCCAATGCTCGACGAGTTATTTTACAAATTGATCCAGACGCTTTTGATCCAGACAAATTAAAAAGCTATGGAATAGAGGTTATTGCAGAACTAGAAGATGGGTATATTATCGGTGCTTCAGCAGATTTAGAACTAAGTGCTTTACAGAAAAAAATAGAACAATTTCTTAAAGAAGAGCGTGGAGGAACTACAGTTGCTGGAATTTGGGAGCTTATAGAAGGATATAAAAAACCAGAATTGATTGTATCCCCTGAATTATGGAAACAATGGGATAAAATTAAAGATGATGATATATGGATAGTTGATGTAGGAATTGCTTGTTTAGGCCCTAAAACTAAACTCTCTAAATATCCCGAACACAAAGAAAATGAAACTGATGAAAAATTTTTGCAGAAAGTTAATCGCTGGATGAATAAGCGAGATATCACTTGCAGAGAATGGGATGATGAAAAATTAATTAGAGAAGATGATTTTCGTCAATTTATTTTTTCTTATCAAGGAAAAATTTTATCGATAGAAGAAGGAGAAAGTACAAAATATTGTGAATTACCCGATAGTTTTTCTTGTCGAATAGAAATTTCAGGCAAAGGATTAAAAGATTTAGTTAGTAACTACCCTTATATTTTTGAGGTTAGTGAACCAGATGAGTTTCTTGAAATGATTCAGCGTCAAGGTTTAGCTGATGCAGCAAGTCCCTCTTTTCAATTAGACCCTCCAGATAAAAATGCTCCAAAAGTTTGTATTATAGATAGTGGAATTCAAGAAAGACACTGTCTTCTAAGAGCAGCCATCGATGAAAATAATTCTCGCTCTTGGGTTCCTGGTGAAGTTAATATAACGGCTGATTATGTGAAAAACGGAGGACACGGAACAAGGGTAGCCGGTGCGGTTCTGTATCCTAATATAATACCTCAAACTGGAAGACAACAAGCTATTTGCTGGCTCCAAAATGCTAGAATTCTTAATTCTGATAATAAACTTCCTGACAAACTTTTTCCTCCAATTATTATAGAAGATATTGTTAATATTTATCATTCAACAGGAACAAGACTTTTTAATCATTCAGTTACTGGCTCTGTGCCTTGTCAAACTCAATATATGAGCGCTTGGGCAGCTACCATTGATCAACTTACATGGAAAAACGATATTTTATTTATTGTTGCTGCGGGGAATTTACCTATAGATAACAGAATAGGGCAGACAAGATTATCAATAAAAGATCATTTGGCAGCTAATCGGTCTTATCCAAATTATTTACTTGAAGACTCTTGTAGAATTGCTAATCCTGCTCAAAGTTTTCAAGCTTTAACAGTGGGTTCAGTATCACATAAGTTCTATAATCAATCTTCTCTAACTTCAATGGCACAACCCGATCGCCCCTCGGCTTTTTCCTGTTCAGGATTTGGAATTTGGGAGAGTATTAAACCAGAAGTTGTTGAATATGGAGGTGATTTAGTTACCGATGGAAATATACCCCCTAATCTGACTCATCCAAAAGAAGTGTGTCCTGAGTTAGTGCGCTCAACTTTACATGGTGGATCTGCGATCGCATCTGATACTATTGGAACTTCATTTGCAGCACCAAAAGTTACTCATATTGCTGCTCGTCTTGCGGCTCAATTTCCTAAAGAGAGTTGTTTATTGTATCGTGCGTTAATTGTGCAGTCTGCCCGATGGCCAGAGTGGGCAAGGGCTAATAAGGAAAATAAATTAGGAGTAATCCGTTCTTTTGGTTACGGTATTCCTAATCTAGAGCGAGCCAGTCGTAATTCTCCTAACCGTGTTACCTTATATACAAAAGGAGAACGGAGAATAGAAGCTAGACAAGCTCATATCTATCAAGTGAAACTTCCAAAAAAACTAATTTCGCCTGGAGAAGAGTTTGAAATTTTATTAGAAGTGACCCTTTCTTATAAAGCTCAACCTCGTAGAACAAGACGTAATCGGAGAAGATATCTTTCCACTTGGTTAGATTGGGAATGCAGTAAAAAAGGAGAAGATCCTCAGCAATTTTTAAAAAGAGTATTGGACAAATATGAGGCTCCAGAAAACACAGAAAAAGGACAAGGAATTTTTAAGTGGATGCTTGGGAGACAAAAAAATTATGGAATAGTTAAAGACGTTTCCAGAGGTTCAGGGACTATTCAAAAAGATTGGACAATAGTCAACTCCTACGAGCTTACAGAAGCGTTTTGTATTGCTGTAGTGGGTCATGAAGGCTGGAACAATGATCCAGATGCTTATGCTCCCTATTCTTTAGTCGTCAGTTTTGAGGCACTTAAGGCTGAAATAGAAATTTATACAGAAATTGCCCAAGTACAAGTGCCGATTGAAGTTGAACAAGAAGTACAAATTTAG
- a CDS encoding ATP-binding protein yields MKAELLKRLFRAIASSDPEALDKLTCLVIEEERSKGHTALAQQLENIKSKNKQEKPTSSSQTPLSTPETTLQDLQSLPTSKRFNLPLVTFVPREKLRHHMILPVMVEKRFQRIEREYAARDRLAHHGLRYRQKILLYGSPGCGKTLGAERLAWNTGLSLLKVRFDAMVSSFLGETASNLRLVFEKASESPCLLFLDECDVIAKSREDTQEVGEIKRVVNTFLQILDEYEPNSGLLVAATNLNKSLDTALWRRFDDVIEIPKPGEAELKFIIKQTLSAIDVGVINWDAIVQDMKGFSAAQAVRVAQDAAKRAILEREELVIQEHLEDAIQEIKVSFS; encoded by the coding sequence ATGAAGGCTGAACTCCTTAAAAGGTTGTTTCGGGCGATCGCTAGTTCTGATCCAGAAGCGCTCGACAAATTGACGTGCCTAGTTATAGAAGAGGAGCGCAGCAAAGGTCATACAGCCTTAGCTCAACAGTTAGAGAATATTAAGAGTAAAAATAAACAAGAAAAGCCTACTTCCAGTAGTCAGACACCACTTTCAACCCCGGAGACAACGCTACAGGATCTTCAGTCTCTACCGACCAGTAAACGTTTTAATCTTCCCTTGGTAACTTTTGTTCCTAGGGAGAAACTACGCCACCATATGATCTTGCCTGTAATGGTAGAGAAGCGTTTCCAACGAATTGAGCGTGAGTATGCAGCAAGAGATAGACTAGCTCATCACGGACTACGTTACCGACAAAAGATTTTATTATATGGTTCTCCTGGGTGTGGTAAAACTCTCGGAGCAGAGCGTTTAGCTTGGAATACAGGACTGTCACTTTTGAAAGTTCGTTTTGATGCAATGGTATCGTCTTTTTTAGGTGAGACGGCCAGTAATCTAAGATTAGTCTTTGAAAAAGCTTCCGAGTCTCCATGTCTACTATTTTTAGACGAATGTGATGTTATAGCCAAATCACGGGAAGATACTCAAGAGGTAGGAGAAATCAAACGAGTGGTTAATACATTTCTTCAAATTCTTGATGAGTATGAACCCAATTCTGGATTATTAGTAGCTGCTACCAATCTCAATAAATCACTTGATACTGCTCTTTGGAGACGATTTGATGATGTTATAGAGATTCCCAAACCTGGAGAAGCTGAGTTAAAATTTATAATAAAACAAACGTTATCAGCTATTGATGTTGGAGTTATTAATTGGGATGCTATAGTGCAAGACATGAAGGGATTTTCTGCGGCTCAAGCTGTTCGAGTCGCTCAGGATGCAGCTAAAAGAGCAATTCTTGAACGAGAAGAGTTAGTCATTCAAGAGCATTTAGAAGACGCTATCCAAGAAATTAAAGTGTCTTTTAGTTAA
- a CDS encoding type II toxin-antitoxin system PemK/MazF family toxin, with product MIFNPGDVVTVDFPGVRGVKRRPAVVISSTIYHTNRPDVIVGIITTQTTDLGITDYLLLDWQAAGLRVKSIFRSFIVTLPPSANLVKIGHLSKRDWQGVCACINISLATQDNLEASSESEL from the coding sequence GTGATATTTAATCCTGGTGATGTGGTCACAGTTGACTTTCCTGGTGTAAGGGGTGTTAAACGTCGTCCTGCTGTGGTAATATCCTCGACAATTTATCACACCAATCGTCCTGATGTTATTGTTGGAATAATTACAACTCAAACCACTGATTTAGGGATAACAGATTATTTGCTCTTAGATTGGCAGGCAGCAGGTTTGCGAGTAAAGTCTATTTTCCGCAGTTTTATTGTAACATTACCTCCCTCTGCCAACTTGGTTAAGATTGGTCATTTATCAAAGCGTGATTGGCAAGGTGTTTGTGCCTGTATCAATATATCTCTTGCAACACAAGACAATTTAGAAGCCTCATCGGAATCAGAACTGTGA